The window TCTATTTTTAAATCGCCTctttagaaaacaaaatttgttttaaaattgtaaaattgatGGTAAGACATAACCGACTAAAACAAActatatctactaacagtggactCGAACTGTTACactaattttgaaacattaaaACACTTATTCTGGTTGATTTCTAGTACTAATAAGACTttaaccgctcaagcccaccactagcagatattatcctctttgggttttgcCTTTcgttcaaggtttttaaaacgcatctcctaggaaaaattttcataccctttagagtgtttcgttcttctccccaaccaatgtaatatatcacaatccacccccttcagagtCCAGCATcgtcgttggcactcgttcttttctctaatcaatatgggatctccaccaaatccacccccttcgagacccagcgttcttactggtacaccgccacgtgtctacccccttctaggaacaacctcctcactggcacattgccAGGTAGACGCTatgataccatctgtaacagcccaagcctaccgctagacgatattgtcctctttggagtTTGCCGTTCGCActttctctcaagatttttaaaacaggTCTGCtaagaaaaggtttccacacccttataaagggtgtcttgttctcctccccaaccaatgcatttttatatttagtagactatttcaaatatgatattgaatttttaattcatcaaattcaacTAATCCAAACTTAAATTAAGGGCAAAATAACACTTTGGTCAAAAGctcatttgatttttgtatGTCTTTCTCCATTATTTCCACCATAAATAGAGAAACTTTCAATcacaaaaatgtcaaattcaGCCATGAATTCTTCTCCATTACTCCCTCTTTCTCTTACCCTTCTTGTtttatgttcatgttcatcatGGGTTTCATCTAATTTTGTCAAACCCCATCAAAGTTTCCTCCAATGTCTCTCCCATTATTCCCAAGATGCCTCCTCCATTTCAGACGTCCTTTACACTCCCTTCAATTCCTCTTATTCTTCCGTCTTGAACATCACCCTTAGAAACCTTAGATTCTCAACCCCTCATACCCCAAAGCCACTCCTCATCATAACACCATTACATGTTTCCCACATTCAAGCAGCCGTCCTTTGTTCCAAATCCCACGGCCTTCAAATCCGAACACGAAGCGGCGGCCATGATTTCGAGGGTCTTTCTTACGTCGCATCGTTACCCTTCATTATCGTTGACCTAATTAACCTAAACTCGATCTCTATCGATGTCGAAAGTAAGACAGCGTGGGTTCAGTCCGGTGCTACACTTGGTGAGCTTTATTATAGTATTGCTAAGAAAAGTCAAACCTTGGCCTTTCCGGCGGGTATTTGTCCGACGNcatttttatatttagtagactatttcaaatatgatattgaatttttaattcatcaaattcaacTAATCCAAACTTAAATTAAGGGCAAAATAACACTTTGGTCAAAAGctcatttgatttttgtatGTCTTTCTCCATTATTTCCACCATAAATAGAGAAACTTTCAATcacaaaaatgtcaaattcaGCCATGAATTCTTCTCCATTACTCCCTCTTTCTCTTACCCTTCTTGTtttatgttcatgttcatcatGGGTTTCAGCTAATTTTGTCAAACCCCATCAAAGTTTCCTCCAATGTCTCTCCCATTATTCCCAAGATGCCTCCTCCATTTCAGACGTCCTTTACACTCCCTTCAATTCCTCTTATTCTTCCGTCTTGAACATCACCCTTAGAAACCTTAGATTCTCAACCCCTCATACCCCAAAGCCACTCCTCATCATAACACCATTACATGTTTCCCACATTCAAGCAGCCGTCCTTTGTTCCAAATCCCACGGCCTTCAAATCCGAACACGAAGCGGCGGCCATGATTTCGAGGGTCTTTCTTACGTCGCATCGTTACCCTTCATTATCGTTGACCTAATTAACCTAAACTCGATCTCTATCGATGTCGAAAGTAAGACAGCGTGGGTTCAGTCCGGTGCTACACTTGGTGAGCTTTATTATAGTATTGCTAAGAAAAGTCAAACCTTGGCCTTTCCGGCGGGTATTTGTCCGACGGTTGGGGTTGGTGGACACTTTAGTGGTGGTGGGTATGGGATGTTGCTAAGGAAATATGGTCTTGCGGCTGATAATGTAATAGACGCTCAATTGGTTGATGCAAATGGGAAATTTGTTAATAGAAAGTTGATGGGAGAAGATTTGTTTTGGGCCATTAGANTCTAATTTTGTCAAACCCCATCAAAGTTTCCTCCAATGTCTCTCCCATTATTCCCAAGATGCCTCCTCCATTTCAGACGTCCTTTACACTCCCTTCAATTCCTCTTATTCTTCCGTCTTGAACATCACCCTTAGAAACCTTAGATTCTCAACCCCTCATACCCCAAAGCCACTCCTCATCATAACACCATTACATGTTTCCCACATTCAAGCAGCCGTCCTTTGTTCCAAATCCCACGGCCTTCAAATCCGAACACGAAGCGGCGGCCATGATTTCGAGGGTCTTTCTTACGTCGCATCGTTACCCTTCATTATCGTTGACCTAATTAACCTAAACTCGATCTCTATCGATGTCGAAAGTAAGACAGCGTGGGTTCAGTCCGGTGCTACACTTGGTGAGCTTTATTATAGTATTGCTAAGAAAAGTCAAACCTTGGCCTTTCCGGCGGGTATTTGTCCGACGGTTGGGGTTGGTGGACACTTTAGTGGTGGTGGGTATGGGATGTTGCTAAGGAAATATGGTCTTGCGGCTGATAATGTAATAGACGCTCAATTGGTTGATGCAAATGGGAAATTTGTTAATAGAAAGTTGATGGGAGAAGATTTGTTTTGGGCCATTagaggcggcggcggagggaGCTTTGGAATAGTGGTGGCTTGGAAGGTGAAGTTGGTTCCGGTTCCGGCGAGTGTGACACTATGCATGGCTAATAAAACCTCGGAGGATGGTGCCACCAAGCTCATTCATCAATGGCAATATGTGGCTCACAAATTGGAAAATAATGCCTTTCTTGGCATTCTTTTGGCAGGTATGTTCTCCTTAACACGATCAACCAtgtctaaaaaatatctctaatattttttaaaatttagactGAGTAccacgtttcaaaaatactcaaacttttcaaaattacacATAAAACGTGTATAGATAATCTACGAAGtgtcaataaataatttttgttcaataaatttttttttttaattagtgttaatattaattttaaaattttatggatatttttatattgaatgttttaaaaaagtagaagaatattaatgaaattttttaagaatatttttgaaatattattaaaagtttaaagatatttctATCACTGATgataacatattttttttattatcaaaattagTGCTCgaaaggtatttttattaatttagtaaaataataataacaataattttgcTTTCAATTGCCGTCCACCAtttttatagatatatttaaatatttttgtcatATGATTGGGTTTAAGGTTGGCggattttatttagtttctaaatttttaaaatcaatcgtttttatatttgaaattttaaattattttctatttgatctTTAGGGTTTCAAGATTGATATGTTCTACTCTCggaatataaattttaatttctaattagtCATTTAGCGAGAATATTTGTTCgtaattaaattgattaaaaaatacgGATTACCAAACTAGTAAATTCGAGTGAACATATGTTTATTGTCACATCATTTTTGTTAcgtcataattaaaaattaatcttaAACGTCTCTTTCCAAACTTGAAAGACAAGAtagaaaaggacaaaaatgattaataatagatttataaattagattttaatttaaacgacGCCGTGTtttataatacattttataGTATAGAATTAGTCGTAATtaccaaattaaatattagataGAATATGAAACATTATcgattaatatataaataatttttttttatatataattactattttataatatcatacatgaatttacaaaatgacatttctaaattttaaatagaattatttttaaaattttaactattttcatttcataatctagaaacaaaaaatttagaaacccatcaatttttttttttttttttttgtaagatcTCCGGTTAGTTgtaaaggaaaatgaaatattctttataagggtatgaaaacctctatgtaatagacacgttttaaactTTGGGAGGAATCTTggaagagaaagctcaaagagaacaatatatgctagcggtgggcttgaactattacaattgaagattattgggagggagtccacgttgactaatttagggaataattaTGGCTTTATAAGTATGGACATACTAACTATCTGATAACTCAATTATTGATGACAGGAGGAAATTTTACGAGACAAGGAGGCAAGATAAACCCATTAGCTCTATTCTTCTCATTGTATCTTGGCAAGGCAGACGAGCTTTTGACAATCCTCAACACGACATTCCCTGAACTAGGTTTGTCAAAGAAAGACTGCATGGAAACGAGTTGGGTCGAAACAGCGCTCATCATGGGCACCGGGCTTCAATTTGGGAGCAAGCTAGAAGATCTACTAAGTAAGGCAACACTCGTCAATGGAAGCACCAAAATCAAATCCGACTACATCAAGGAGCCCATTCCTATGGCTGCAATCGAGGGCATATGGGAAAGATTAAGATATGAAGACATAGAAATGCCACAACATATATTTGTTCCTTATGGAGGGAAAATGGGTCAAATTCCAGAGTTCGAAACTCCATTTTCACATAGAGGTGAgtatttatacaaaattggTTACATTGTTAATTGGGCAGAACAAGGTATTGAGGCAGAGAAAAGGCACATAGATTGGATACGAGAGCTTTATAGTTACATGACTCCTTTCGTTTCGAAGTCACCTAGAGCGGCATATCTCAATTATAGAGACCTTGATATTGGATCGAACAACAAGTATGGAAGAACAAGCTATGAACAAGCTAGCATTTGGGGTTATAAGTATTTTGGGAAAGAGAATTTTGATAGATTGGTTCATGTTAAGACCAAAGTTGATCCTTATGACTTCTTTAGGCATGAGCAAAGTATCCCTACTCTCTCATCCAAATAGTTGTTACTCTTTAAGTGTTATATGATTTGATATATGTGTTTAAACTATGCCTCAAACCCTATTTGTGTGTAGCAAAATAAGGGGCATACATGAGTATTATTGTTTGTTGTTCATTTGTGGTTGACTTTAGTAGTGTGATGAAGGCCTTTTCTTTGAATGAAACTAAGAGCATATTGTTTTGGACGGTTGAAAGTAACATAACTCGGGAAAGCGATCTTAATTACCAAATTTAAGTGTATCATCGATTTTGTCGATTTTGTAATAGCCCTAGAGTTCTGTTAACCTAAAGTCGTTACCATCTTCATAACCTAACTTCTTATGTAGAAATGAGCATTTAAAACATCTTTGTAAAACA is drawn from Cucurbita pepo subsp. pepo cultivar mu-cu-16 chromosome LG09, ASM280686v2, whole genome shotgun sequence and contains these coding sequences:
- the LOC111802406 gene encoding berberine bridge enzyme-like 18, with product MSNSAMNSSPLLPLSLTLLVLCSCSSWVSANFVKPHQSFLQCLSHYSQDASSISDVLYTPFNSSYSSVLNITLRNLRFSTPHTPKPLLIITPLHVSHIQAAVLCSKSHGLQIRTRSGGHDFEGLSYVASLPFIIVDLINLNSISIDVESKTAWVQSGATLGELYYSIAKKSQTLAFPAGICPTVGVGGHFSGGGYGMLLRKYGLAADNVIDAQLVDANGKFVNRKKLMGEDLFWAIRGGGGGSFGIVVAWKVKLVPVPASVTLCMANKTSEDGATKLIHQWQYVAHKLENNAFLGILLAGGNFTRQGGKINPLALFFSLYLGKADELLTILNTTFPELGLSKKDCMETSWVETALIMGTGLQFGSKLEDLLSKATLVNGSTKIKSDYIKEPIPMAAIEGIWERLRYEDIEMPQHIFVPYGGKMGQIPEFETPFSHRGEYLYKIGYIVNWAEQGIEAEKRHIDWIRELYSYMTPFVSKSPRAAYLNYRDLDIGSNNKYGRTSYEQASIWGYKYFGKENFDRLVHVKTKVDPYDFFRHEQSIPTLSSK